From Salarias fasciatus chromosome 12, fSalaFa1.1, whole genome shotgun sequence, the proteins below share one genomic window:
- the asb6 gene encoding ankyrin repeat and SOCS box protein 6, giving the protein MPFLHGFRRIIYEYQPLVDAIMCVFGLDEGDERREAEDESSMCSALVRLLERESQSEVFKEGINYALFKMAERGKLDAVRILLRYGADLNFEDPVSYYNPLHIAILRNRPNVVTLLVEHGADIEKRDRIHESSPLDLASEESERLPCLLTLLDLGANVNSRDRHGKTPLLHALASSDGVTVHNTDNIRLLLERGADVKAATEDGETVESSLVFLVKEALQASEDDAAQIGNFCLKTTRLLLAHGVDPSCCLNDCEPSLTLTSLEHFDLLFPLAVLLIQSGASLVCSSNGDPCWSAYRTIMQRLQTALRSCPDQSRAAELVEQAEELLDLVRVNVPALHLSLQLELPLPARDSHPYAQAVLDLHGRVLQREASPPALACLCRAFIRRRLHPRPLEDGVKALPLPDRLKEYLLSDHMYTPRPGWDRFKPHQNAY; this is encoded by the exons ATGCCTTTCCTCCACGGGTTTCGAAGGATTATTTATGAGTACCAGCCGCTGGTAGATGCcatcatgtgtgtgtttggactggatGAAGGAGATGAGAGAAg agAAGCTGAGGATGAGTCCAGCATGTGCAGCGCTCTGGTCCGGCTGCTGGAGCGAGAATCTCAGTCCGAGGTGTTCAAGGAAGGCATCAACTACGCCCTGTTCAAGATGGCCGAGCGCGGAAAGCTGGACGCCGTGAGGATCCTGCTGCGCTACGGAGCTGATCTGAACTTTGAAG aCCCGGTTTCGTACTACAATCCGCTTCACATAGCAATTTTGAGGAACAGGCCGAACGTCGTGACGCTGCTGGTTGAACACGGAGCCGACATCGAAAAGAGAGACCGG ATCCATGAAAGCAGCCCCCTGGACCTCGCCAGCGAGGAGTCCGAGAGGCTGCCCTGCCTGCTGACCCTGCTCGACCTGGGCGCTAACGTCAACTCCAGGGACAGACATG gaaaaacaccTCTGCTCCACGCCTTGGCGAGCAGCGACGGAGTCACAGTGCACAACACGGACAATATCCgactgctgctggagagag GTGCTGATGTTAAGGCTGCGACTGAAGACGGAGAGACGGTGGAGTCCTCCTTGGTGTTCCTGGTGAAAGAGGCTCTGCAGGCCAGTGAGGACGACGCCGCTCAGATCGGCAACTTCTGTCTGAAAACCACCCGGCTGCTCCTGGCTCACGGAGTGGACCCCAGCTGCTGCCTGAACGACTGCGAGCCCTCTCTGACTCTCACCAGCCTGGAGCACTTCGACCTGCTCTTCCCTCTGGCCGTCCTTCTCATCCAGAGCGGAGCCTCTTTGGTCTGCTCCAGCAACGGCGATCCCTGTTGGTCGGCTTACAGAACGATCATGCAGCGGCTCCAGACGGCCCTGCGGAGCTGCCCGGATCAAAGCCGCGCCGCCGAGCTcgtggagcaggcggaggagctgctggacctggTGAGGGTGAACGTCCCCGCGCTGcacctctctctccagctggagctcccGCTGCCCGCTCGGGACTCGCACCCGTACGCTCAGGCCGTCCTGGACCTGCACGGCCGCGTGCTGCAGCGTGAGGCCAGCCCGCCGGCCCTGGCCTGCCTCTGCAGGGCTTTCATTAGGAGACGGCTCCACCCGCGGCCTCTGGAAGACGGGGTGAAGGCTTTGCCTTTACCGGACAGACTGAAGGAGTATCTGCTCTCCGATCACATGTACACCCCGAGGCCTGGCTGGGACCGCTTCAAGCCCCACCAGAACGCGTACTGA